In Spea bombifrons isolate aSpeBom1 chromosome 5, aSpeBom1.2.pri, whole genome shotgun sequence, the sequence AGTGCCCTCGGTCAGGTCTCTTATTTTAAAGAATGTGACAAattcaattaataataaaaaataataataaaataataaatatatttataagctGTGTTGGTCACACAAACATAAATTCACATCAGCTGCAAAGatcacaaaaacaataataaaagcaaatggATATTTGGGGGGAATggatttttctgtatttttacacaTGTTTAACATCCAAGGGGCTTTTAGAAATCACCTATGGTGAAAACTATACGCAGAactgttttgtttaatgtgCTTCTTTACAATTTGTTAGAGGTACGCGGTGCATTCTATGAATTTATTAACTGTTTGGTAAACTAACGCCGTAAGATTTATTTCGTTTTCTGTAGCAAGCCCAAACGATGTGTTAAAAAATGTGGTGCAAATGTATATATCACATGTGAGGTTAGCGCTTTAATTTGTCACACAGAATATTCTATTTTCTACAGAATAAATTTGTTGGAAGCGAGTAAaaatctaatataaaaaaaaatccattaattAATAACAGCAAGCCGAATATGAAGGTGTCCCATTTCCACTGCGCTTACAGGCAAAGGTGCTTGTGACATGATCAAGATGGAAGAATGTTTTAATACCGATTAAGATGGAAGCAGTGCTTTCATAGCATGTGCAAAAGTTTGGGTGGCATTGGAGGACTGCTTACCTTTTACTCTGCAGTTCCATTAGTGTTAAGCTCTTCACACCGGTTGGGTAtaactttcttttattaaagatTTCTTAAAACTTTAAACAGTCTTAAAACATCGAGacttgaaggggaaaaaaatctaaagtttttttttttccaagtcgGTATTGAAACTTTCTGTTATGGCAAAAACTGGAGACaaatgagcatacctgggaattctctgggtttgactCCAGCCCCAGCACTAATAGGGTTAAAGGAGAACTCTATAATtagcattaaagtgtatatgataaatgtattgtccctttaagtacTTTCTCTGAATAATGTCATCACATTACAGAAATATCACAGAGGCGTTCTGTCCAGTAGCATGGCAAACGCATGGTACATGAACTAAAACGGGTTGATTTTATCAACGGAGAATGAAAAAGTAGTTAGACGCTTGTACTTAGAGAGTTCTTTAACATGTAttctacaaataaatacaaataaaagctgcagctgccctcctcctctgtggtccatGCATTCTTGCCTCGGATTGGACTCAATGCATGCGCATGGGGTTCTGAATAAAGCCCTGCCTGCTGCATTCACGGAGACAGCGCTGGAATCGACTGACAGTAAGTATATCGCATGCAGGGCGATATTCTGGGCGCTGAAAGGGGCAGGAAAAGTGGTAATTTTCACGATAGTAAATTTAAGATAACATATCCTGATTTATTGCTACTCTTGAAAACAAATGCATCAAAAAGCAGAACTGGTAGCTGCTAACTATATCATGACCAGGATGCAAGAGCTGAAATTTGGCTCTGTTGGCAAGCAGTATGCAAACTAGATTGTTTCCCAACCAAAGCATAACAGCGACATCTAGTGGTTAAAAACGGGTTAAACTATCCTAGTTATTCTctagcattttttatttcatcactTTGGATTCAAAcgtatactatatacataaacatgaaaaatatatgcattttttaacccctaaaatcaGCCATATTTTTCAATAGCATGTATCTTGTTTATTGAAATGGCATATTTAATAAGCCTATTTGTTGGATTGTGTTTTATCTCTATCCATGGACGGTTTATgatgtattacattttacagtgaGTCTACTTTGCCTCCTGGAGTCGTTGGATGGGTTAAGTAAATTCTAGTTTCATACGCACTCAAGCCGTGGCGCACAGTGTGGCTTCCATTCCTTTACTCCACTACACGTTATGAAGGTCCCATCGAGCATCTGCTGTAGGAGGAGCTTGATTGTCCCTATATAACATATAGTTAAACTGGCAACAGTTATTCAACGTCACCTTacaatataaggcatatctgagggcaggcttgcaaataaaatgaaataaaaacaaggaatGCATTTAGCCTTATATTCATGCTTTTTCttcaaaattaatataaaaattttggggggtcatcttatatttgagcaaatacagtaatactgGATCTTGACTGAAGAGAATTGTACCAAATCAGACAAGGGGACAAAGATTCTTTGGAAAGCATTGGCTAAAGCAGATGTAGGCAGTAAATCCACAACACATTATTAAGCATTCTCCTTGGCATATTTCTCTACAAAGTCTgattattacaaatataattattacaggACTATTTAAGtaatgatgcaaaaaaaaaaaaaaaaaaacctccaaatataatatattatatataatatataataattgatAAGTATAAGCTTGTCTTGGGGAAAGCAATAGGGTACAGAGTACAAATGTTTCGAATGTACACGTTTATTGCAGCCGCAAAAACTACATTAACACACAggtgaatttgtgtatttattgttcCAAGTGGTAATGTTGAAATACACACATAAAGATATTGCATATCATGTTTACGTAGGACTAGGTTTCCAATGAGGTCATCTATAAGGGCACCATGATGACAGGCTGTACAGCTGACAATTACAATGTAAACAAGATTTCAGACATGCTTCTCGTGTTGTAGCcagtattgtaaaataaaatggacgttaacagagagagattgtgCTATGCATTCACATACAGGAcaatataaattgtataaaaaaaatggatctaTGTGcaatgtaaaacaaacaaaacatggccCTAGTGTTGCATGGCCAACTGGCACATGGTATGTAGATCGATAAATACACATACGCATAGTTCTAACACATAAGTGACACCTTACCAAAATCTTGACATCCAAGGAGGAAGGTACATACGCTccacacttaaaggcaaactgtTGCCATCTCAACCTTTAGTGTAACCAAATTTGGTAAAGGTACAATTTAATGTCTCTAAAAGTCCCACtaataaagaatacatattaaagttgaaacaaccaatcagtggcaggaaagcacttgaAGCAGAAGTGCTTTTCATGCATGGGGAAGAAAGTTGCCCCACAGACAGCATTTGCTGAGCCAGCACTAAAGTTGACTGGAGGTTTAATAATTCCATGTTCATGGGCAAATGCATAAaggggcattctgcagaatacccagCACCCGTGCAATTGCAAAAAGGATACAATGGAAATGGAGAGGGGCTTGTCTGCTATAAAGTAAATATGATGGCTGCAATGTCCCTGCCTATAGTCAGTTTTGTTTGACAgaatgcagtttaaatgttatcTTCACAGAAGCTGGAATCAGTGGCAGAGCCAGGATTGCCTTATTAATTTCTTGTCCCGGAGTCTGCATTTCCCTCGTCCCCTTCTATATAAACCCACCAACCGTTaccaaatacaaaatatgataGGGAGCAATACCATAATGCAGATCCCTAATCGTTACGGTACCAAAAACCCTCAGTACTGGAACAGTTAAACACGATTATACAAGACTGGTTAATGAGCAGGAAGATAATGTAGGTTTTGGAAAAGGGGTTCGTCTCCACTTGAGACAAGTGGTGACAAAAAACCCCGCTATGTTTAACTGTTTGACAATTCTGTACTATTTGCAGTAGTTCTGTGTTTATAACGAACAACAATTTTACACCGtttgaaatcattttaaacaCGAAAAACAggggtgggggaaaaaaaaaaaaaaaagattgttaaagGTACAGCAAAGAAGGCAACCTtgccataaataaaaaaaatggacaatgGCTCAGGTCACTATCAACAATCATTAAAAtgacaggatttttttaaagcaataaaaccttatattattacattaaactGTTTACTTGAGTATAGCCAAACCTCGGTTTACTGGTCGATCCTCACTTCTATCTGGTCCTTGGTATTATGTGCAAAAGATTACGGGAGCCCCCTGTAACCCAAAAAGCACGCTCAGAGCAAGGAGGGAGCGGTTACATTCACATATACACTAGCACCTTTCAGCAGTTTAGGTTTAGAATCCTTACTGAATAACACCACCTACTATTCGTATAACTGCtggtgaggaaaaaaaaaaaaaaagggaaaaaaataaaaacaaacaaaacaggcCAGACCATGCAGCTGCATCTTACCCATAAAagttgtggctttttttttgttttgtttaccaaaatcattttaaaatcatTGTACAatgaccattaaaaaaaaaatatataataaaaacagtcTATTGCATATGTTTTTAAGGTATGGTTTCGCAATATTGATtatcaggtgtcccaaaaatGCATGCTTCATGGTGTCTTAATGTCAGTTAAAGTAGTGAGTTGCATTCCCTAAACCAGGGGTATGAAGGAGGTTTCACTTATCCAATGAGGGCCCAGTTTACACAGCATTATGCATAATTAACCTACatagaatgcattttttaaactaatctTAACATTTAACTATGCATCATCCAAGGCCAACTGAACTGGGTTCAGAGGAGACCCTGAATTGGCCATCCATGCTCAACAAACTTGAACATTTTTTCAGAGCTTTTGTGTACAGAATAgacaaaaaacaccaaaaattatatttaatagcatattaaaatatatttcaatagaAAAACACGATTTAGCAATTTTAAGTTCTGCATGTGTCATTCTTTCCGTTTTTTAGGTTTTGGCTCAGATTGCGTTACGGAAACATCTAACAATTCCCCTTTTTCTTCCCCATTGATACTATCAACCTGGTAATCACAAGTATCACTTAAATGTTCCCGGTGCTTCTTTTtgtgtttgcttttctttgGCACATCTTGGGAGACCTCAACGCTTTCAGCAATGTGCTCATCGTGGCATTCCACGCTTACAGCTCCgttagaaatgtttttgtcaAGGTCTTCCTCAAATGAAGAgttcttgtgttttttatgctttttcttAATCTTTACCAGTTCTTCCAAGGTACTACTTTCTGTAAAACTTGCATCTTCTGATAGCCCACTTTGAACAAAATCAGCCTCAGAATTTCCCTGGCGGctctttttacttttcttttttgttcgtTTCTCCTGACTTATAGGAGCCGAGGTCTCACCATCCAGTTCTAGCGTACTAGTATCTGTAACGGGAGCAGCTTCATCTACAAGCACACTATTTTCCACTACAGTATCAtgacgttttttctttttcttttcttttctgggTGTTTCTTCAATTTGCTGAGTTGAAGTTTCTAAGCTTGATTCTTCTAGCGTGGAGCAGTCCTCAGATATATCTTGCGTGCCCAGATCTGTTTcttgatattttcttttctttgactttttctttgttttttcctgGTTTTCCACACTTACCAACTCTGAACTGCCATCAGCAGACACATCCTCCTTCTGATCAGAAGCATCCCCGGCATCTTGGTTGGCATTTGCATCATTTAACCTTTCAATTGCTAAAGCTTCCATTCTGTATCAAAAAAGAGGATATATAAAGTTTACACCTCACATATTAAATATCACTACACTTGTTCCTCTGTAGATAAACATACAAGGCCTGAAAACATAGCAATCAGTTACCTTAGTAAACGTATAAGGTGGGAATTTATTACACGCACTGCTTATTTGAATATGTACACATTTACTTGCCTGAACTGTACGATGTAGCATATGAGAAAGCAGCACACatacaaaaagtatatatatatttaaccccttaaggacaatgggcggtcccaaaacccactgaaaacattgcattttgagcccgtacatgtatgggctttgtcattaagggaaaagaaaaaatgtcggtgcgctaagctagtcacaggctcaaataatacaaatgtaaaatacgaggcctaccaaacaggtgtaagcatgctgcaagaaacagtgtttcttgccaactttattagggtaagaagcgcagacagtttttgctttttgtatacattgtacagccaatacactgtttcttgctgcatgcttacacctgtttggtaggcctcgtattacacatttgtattatttgagcctgtgactagcttagcgcaccgacattttttcttttccctgcttgcacatatttgaggttgttggctcctcattagtcaggttgcagcttgctgtccaggggttaatgggaaggaggtttaattgcacctcccccaacacattaataaggttttggtagcagtataaactgctttgtgtgcccattatgtaggaggtgagagtaggttctcaccctattgagagtgtgccttgacatggcgggtgagcttaattatgctttggccaattcatataaccaaaacctctcatttatattatgtttatatatttgttgccaactttattagggtaagaagcgcagacagtttttgctttttgtcattaaggggttaaaattgtcATATGCCTTTAAAAGAGCTTCCgatgtagaaagaaaaaaaaaaaacaagaattgtgTTGTAGTTAACTGTTAAACTGCATCTCTTCTGTTATTGACATTTCTTATGTGCTTAGAAATTAAAAAGCGGTATTTTATATAGGGCAGGGTATTGTGGGTACACAGTGAATGACATTATTACTGTAACAGCAGTGATGGAAcagtttctttctttcttttttacctTGGATCTAGTCTTCCTCGGATGCAAAATACACCCACAGCGTCAGAGTCCAAACGGAACACTTCAAACTCAATGCAATCCCCTATATTCACTCCAAGATGCTGCCAAGCCTCAATGGCCATTTTAAAAGGCTTTGGTATAGATGCATTGAAACAGCCATGGACAAGACAGCCAATGTGACTTGGGGCTACTTTATTGACAACGCCCTAAGAGACAAAGAACAAAGAGAAAGCATTGATGtcatagattatatatatatatatatagtagaaatGCTAAATATGAATGTGTGGTTAAGATTTTCACACCTTATTTGACTCAAGCCATCACAAGTGCAATATGATAGCCGTGTGTCCACCCCCATAtaactttttaaccccccccccccccgcccgccCTGCAAATGAATGGAGGGACTCGGCAGAATTTGCCCCTACCTCAAGCTTATTTACTTGCGGGAGATGTTTGCTTGTTTATTTCCTACTACGGACTGGCCGTTTCCAGCAAAGTGGTATAAAAATGGGCCATTGATCGGCAGGTTCTCCTAAAGCTAAGTTACTTACTTCCTGCAGCAAACTAATGCACATTAAACtacttaaaaaatgattttatggtGAGATCCTACAATAACCGACATTACTTTTGAACAAcaagtggagaaaaaaaaatcactcaccACAAGGATCTGTCCACGCGAAGGCTGGAAAATGACAAAATCTGCTTCGATATTTAGATGAATGTGCCCAAGGTCATCAAAGATATCACCCAATTCACTAACAAGTTTAATATTATCATATGCCACGGGGACACCCGCCAACCTTaaggaacaaagaaaaataaattagtagttttatgtacag encodes:
- the POLR1F gene encoding DNA-directed RNA polymerase I subunit RPA43, whose product is MAEGEKVTEPPSSEAGGPPGGLISLELPSFSDACALVDSPYSCLVVETHRRHLAMSPKYLNKKRTGIQEQLNTELLKYNDGLAGVPVAYDNIKLVSELGDIFDDLGHIHLNIEADFVIFQPSRGQILVGVVNKVAPSHIGCLVHGCFNASIPKPFKMAIEAWQHLGVNIGDCIEFEVFRLDSDAVGVFCIRGRLDPRMEALAIERLNDANANQDAGDASDQKEDVSADGSSELVSVENQEKTKKKSKKRKYQETDLGTQDISEDCSTLEESSLETSTQQIEETPRKEKKKKKRHDTVVENSVLVDEAAPVTDTSTLELDGETSAPISQEKRTKKKSKKSRQGNSEADFVQSGLSEDASFTESSTLEELVKIKKKHKKHKNSSFEEDLDKNISNGAVSVECHDEHIAESVEVSQDVPKKSKHKKKHREHLSDTCDYQVDSINGEEKGELLDVSVTQSEPKPKKRKE